CCGACGAGGAGCTCATCTAGACGCGGAATCCGTCTCCGCGATCAGTCGCCGCGCTCGCGCAGCACTTTCTCGATGATCCGGGCCGTCGAGAGGAGCTCGTCCTCGTGCTCCTCCCGCGGCGACGCGGTCCTGACCTCGCAGTCGATGCCGCGGTCGGCCAGCGCCGCCCGGATCCCGTCGGCGTCGTGGTGCTGGTCGTACCCCAGCGCGATCACGTCGGGTTCGATCTCCTCGATGGGGACGAAGATGTCCTCGGGGTGGCCCAGTCTGGCCTCGTCGACGGGGTCTAACGCCGCAATCATCTCCCGGCGCTGCTCGTCCGAGACGATGGGTTTCGGCTTGTGCGTGACGTTCTCGCTCCGGGCGACGATGACGTGGAGGCGCTCGCCCATCGCCGCGGCCTCTCGGAGGTAGTGGAGGTGGCCCGGGTGCAGGATGTCGAAGGTGCCCTGGGCGACGACGCGGTCGGTCACCATTCGTCCTCCCGCAGCTCGCGGTCGATGTCCGTCTGGTCGAAGTCGAAGAAGGCCTCCTCGGGCGGCTCGACGTCGACGACGTCCAGGTCCATCGGCTCGCCCTCGCGGTCGAAGGCCTGCCAGTCGTCCCACCCGTAGGGCGCGCCGACGATGATGTGGACCTTGCCCTTGCCGAACGTGCCCAGGTCCGCGTCGCTGGGCCGCAACACGCCGTTGGGGTGGGA
This genomic interval from Halomicrobium urmianum contains the following:
- a CDS encoding FAD synthase → MVTDRVVAQGTFDILHPGHLHYLREAAAMGERLHVIVARSENVTHKPKPIVSDEQRREMIAALDPVDEARLGHPEDIFVPIEEIEPDVIALGYDQHHDADGIRAALADRGIDCEVRTASPREEHEDELLSTARIIEKVLRERGD